A segment of the Schistocerca nitens isolate TAMUIC-IGC-003100 unplaced genomic scaffold, iqSchNite1.1 HiC_scaffold_517, whole genome shotgun sequence genome:
aacgacgaggagctcaacaagctcttgtcgggcgtcaccatcgcacagggtggtgtcctgcccaacatccaggccgtcctgctgccaaagaagaccgagaagaaggcctaaacagggaccgcggcgctgcgcttgcgtgctccctgcacgcaaacgcaaacgcgcctttgccttgccggctcgcctcacaacaatcggcccttttcagggccaccacacaaacctacgtccaaagcaaagtttccgtcgtcctcgccgcactttacaacaacgtccacagcgccggcgcacgtccgccatcttgtccacagcccgtgtggccgaacacacacacattttttctgcacccctccacgcacgcacagtcgcgttccaaacaacgacaacgacatcaatacaccaataatgtgatgtgatcattgttaatatgttcataattaaaagagcgcgtaacggcccgacgacggacgacacgcgggccgccgcgcgcgctctccaaacacacaggcacaggacaaaccaaaccaaaccaaacagctgatccgatcgatgatccggcccgcgccacaaacaaaccacgcacacaccggactcagccgcgccctcccgcatccatcatcacacacgtcacgtcgaaactccaaacggaacgcacgcacgcaaagcaacagaggcgcacaacaacaacaacaacaacaacaaacacacacacacagaggcaggcaggcaacacagaccctttcgcacttttcaatttccgaacagtgtggtggccctgaaaagggccgtttttcgtctctcccaccaagcacgggcaacggcacggccgcgggaaggccacagcacagcacaccggctgcctgcctaaccgccgaaaccgtacagggtgcgcccctgcctcttcagggcgtacaccacgtccatggccgtcacagtcttgcgcttggcgtgctcagtgtacgtcaccgcgtcgcggatcacgttctccaggaacaccttcagcactccgcgggtctcctcgtagatcagaccagagatgcgcttcacgccgcccctgcgagccaggcggcggatggcgggcttcgtgatgccctggatgttgtcgcgcaacaccttgcggtgccgcttggcgccacccttgcccagcccctttcctcccttgccgcggcctgtcattcttcctcctcctcaagcaacaaaaaaagcacaagcggcagctcctcacccggcgctagcgagtcggctacggtgcgccgtgagcgcgcgccgcccccctatatagactctggcccgccctccccccaccacgcgcaccgagggcatataagcgcagcacgggcccgcgcgggcccgttgtcaaggcagcaccggacgcttcgctaccgcacgcaccgctaaccgctatggcccgcacaaagcaaacggcccgcaagtccaccggcggaaaggcgccgcgcaaacagctcgccaccaaggcggcgaggaagagcgcgcccgccaccggcggcgtcaagaagccccaccgctacaggccgggcaccgtcgccctgcgagaaatcaggcgctaccagaagagcacagagctgctcatccgcaagctgccgttccagcgcctagtgcgcgagatcgcccaggacttcaagaccgacctgcgcttccagagctccgcagtcatggccctgcaggaggccagcgaggcctacctcgtcggcctcttcgaagacaccaacctgtgcgcaatccacgccaagcgcgtcaccatcatgcccaaggacatccagctcgcgcgccgcatccgcggcgagcgcgcctaaaccgcttagccgcggcacggcaccgcacgcgcgcaacacaaaaaaaacggcccttttcagggccactaacatctctccgtcgcgagcaaaacttttgtcggtcttgccgcccagcctctctctctagccccgttaaaacaaccaccacaattccccaccctccctcccgtacacagccgctctcgccaacaatcacaatcgacgtcatcccaccccaccccttcaaatacacacaaacaaacagccggacgacgtcaccacgggtggctggccgccgccgtctccgaggcgccaccgcgccttcccaattcccgccggccacttccacgtctcaacgtccccgtccccctttcacacagagaggacacacacataacaaacaagacgcgccatccgcaaagcaagcaaacaaacagagtctccagaaacatgagaaaccaaccgtcggccgccgcacaaaatacaaaacacaaaacaaaacggccacaaccgctccgctaccgcgcgccgccgcctaccgccaccggccccacaatccaaccaccacggcacgcacacagtacccacaagggtcatacagaaacgccacacaaacaccaaccaacccacacacacacacacacacacacacacacaccccggcgcatgcacgcacggccacccaaacaagacaacacaacgcgccaagcacgacaatcaacgccttcccgacgtcctctgatggccctgagaagggccgttttgggccgcgcgcagccgtgccatcgcgcgccactagacgacgcgggggaggggggtgggggacgacggggtcaagcgccagcccttcccttccttcccctttcctttctttactttaacttcacttcttcttcttgggcgaagccttcgccttagacggcgtcgtcgccttcttcgggcgcggcgccttcggcttcttcgtcggaaccttcgcggccttcttcgccttcgacggcgacttggccttggccggcttggccgcagccgccttcttcgcacccgcgggagccgccgacgccgcagacgccttcttggcggcgcccgccttccgaccggtcgccgccttcacgccaccagccttctttgcgccggccgcacgggcgcccttcttctccttgctggccggagcggcgcgcttcttcttcgcaccgccggcacgggccttgccgccctcggccgccccgccgccggcgccggcaagcttgaaagagccggacgcgcccttccccttcgtctgcaccagctcgccagccacgacggccgacttgaggtacttcttgataaagggcgccagcttctccgcgtccagcttgtagtgcgcggcaatgtacttcttgatcgcctgcagcgacgagccgccgcgctccttcagactcttgatggcggccgtcaccatctcagaggtgcgcgggtgcgcaggcttggcgcgcggcttcttcgcagacgccgcagacttggccttcttcgtcgtgccggtggcggcgggtgccgcagcagtctcgttcgtagccgcctgatctgccattatttcgacgacgcgcgtacacacacgagagcgagagcgagagcggcaggcggcaagcacggcggcagagaatagccgccgcgccgccaggcccagccagtgtcgcgggcgggcgcggacggccgagagagcggccgccactctgcgcgccgccgcgccgcgcctcccgcgcttgctaccgcccaacgtccgacagcctgtgcggaccagccccaaacctgcgccgcaaccacccgcgccgttcaaaccaccgaggatggggctacacacggccacaccacagtcgccaaccagtcgccacggcagcgccgcaaaccacggccaaactgcagctaccgcgcgctacagcctggctcggcccgccgagaatcgccgcccccgcccacatgccgcccccacagccccagccgacgacccgccacaatggccaaaccttcggcaaaagtgccacaccgtcgccgcgccagcccggccagcgcggccgccgccacagccacacaagcggaggcgtgcggcgatgccggccgtgcaaacgcacctccgccgccccatcgccctcccaccgtttcccgatcggcccgcagccgtcgggccacctcgcccgccaacattcgcgcccctttctcacaaaattgcccgccgcaaacaaaacgggcgccgcctgcgcaacatcggcaccggccaaccgagcgccgccgcccctcgccgcttacgcgaggggggctgaccgccgtccgcaactacagacacaccgaatctgcctccaagcacacacgacagccgacctcctacatttatacgccgcaagccacccaacggtgtgtggcggagggcactttttacgttacgtgccactgtcgtcattgcctccctttgccgttccagtcgcgtatggttcgcgggaacaacgactgtctgaaagcctccgtgcgcgctcgaatctctctacttttactacattcgggatctcctcgggaggtatatacgtacggggaagcaatatattcgatacctcatccggaaacgcaccctctcgaaaacctggcgagcaagctacaccgcgatgcagagagcgcctcccttgcagagtctgccacttaactatcacggttaccacataaccctgtgacgaaacgttggacctttctctatctcctccgtcaacccgacctgctacgcatcccacactggtgggcaacactcacgtatgggtcggtcgaacgcgtgtttttgtaagccacctcctttgttgatggactacatttttgctaagcattctcccagtgcatctcaacctggtacccgccttaccaacaattacttttatctgatcatcattccacttccaaatcattccgcacgcatactcccagatacatattttacagacgtcacagctaccagtgtttgtcccgctatcatataatcaatcatacaataaacgatccttctttctgtatattcgcaatacatcacatttgtctatgttaaggggacagttgccactccctgcaccgggtgcctatccgctgccgatcgtcctgcaacctctctgtatactacatacagcacatcatccgcgaaacgacgcatggaacgtccggcactatctactagctcatttatatgatatgaattgtgaaaagcaatggtcccataacactcccccgtggcacgccaggggttactttaacgtctgtagacgtctgtctctccattgataacaacatgctgtgttccgtctgctaacatctcgtcaatccagccacacagttggtctgatattctgtagactcttacgtcgtttatcaggcgacggtgcggagctgtatcgaacgccttccggacgtcaacgacaatggcatccacctgggagcctgtatctcatattttctgggtctcatgcgcaaataaagcgagctgggggtctcacacacgatcgctgtttccggaatccaacatggattcctacatagtagactctggagtttccacaaacgacatgatactcgagcaaacaacatgttctacaacacatcgacgtcagagatatgggtctatggtttttgcgcatctgctcgacgactgggactacctgtgctcttttccaatcatttggaaccctcccttcctctccagagacttgcggtacacggctgttagaaggggggcaggttgtttcgcgtaccctgtgtaggaatcgcgaattggtaatcccgtcgggtccggcggactttcccattcctccttggacacttatttcgatgtcagccggtttctcgttcgtgcgagcatttagagacggaactgcagtgcggtccgtcctctgtgaaacagctttggaaacaggtgtttaggtatttcacagctttacgcgtgtcatcctctgtttcaatgccatcaccatgccggagtgtctggatatgctgtttcgagccacttactgattcaacgcaagaccggaacgtcctagcattttctgtcaacgtcggtacatagggtttgttctactttcgaattcactgaacgcttcacgcatagccctccttacgctcacactttggacatcgtttagcttctgtttgtctcggaggttttggctgcgtttaaactttgggtgaagctctctttgctttcgcaacagtttcctaacgttgttgttgtagtataccacggtgggttttttttcccatccctcacagttcgacactcggcacgtacctgtctaaaaacgcatttttaccattgccttgcactttctccatgaacactcaacattgtcagtgtcggaacaggcatttgccttttcatctgtcgggtcgtctgcaaatctgccttctattactcttgctagccaaaacagatagatacaccgtcctccctgcaacggccttatgatcactgcgtccctgttctgcacatacagagtcgaaacacgttcgggtctgtttgtcatccgtaggtccacgatgttatctccacgagtcggttctctgttcattttgctcgaggtgattttcggacagtgcactcagtataatgtcactcgatgctctctgtccccctaccacccgtcctgaacatcatctgagtgtcccagtctatatcgggtaaattgaaatctccacctaagaccctaacatgctgaggaaaatgtatgtgaaatgtgtttccaaaatccgtctctccgttgttctgccactaatgctgctgcgtcgggaggtcggtcaaaggagccaattattattaaacctagctcggttgttgggtgtaacctccacccacaatatttcacaggaaccatccacctctacttcactacaggatcaaaactactactcaaacagcgacgaacacaccaccaccggttgcatgcaatcgagcctttctaaaacaccgtctgtacctttgtgacaatttcggcagaatttatccctggcgtcagccagctttctgtaccttatcacgattgcagagcttcggtgctttctctgtcagcgcttgcggttccggtactgtaccaacgcagcttcgacagttgacaattaacaaacgataccgattgctgcttggtccccgcacccgttgaggctgctgttgccccctttctgtacttgcccaaggccatctaacctaacaaaaccgcccagcccacgccacacaacccctgctacccgtgtagccgcttgttgcgtgtagtgctctccacctaagactataacatgccttcgacattcgcagtgtacaacaccttaggttagggttggcgtcgcttgggttaggttaggttacgttaggtggacgtgggttaggttaagggttaaagttaggttaggcgtcaaagttaggttaagcgttcggacgtgaggcgtcaggtggccgcacctaccttacggccggacatcttaggttaggctaagggcgccgaggtcacgttacgttcaccttcgggcgccacacgtagctgtcacaggtaggtagtagttcggtcggtcggtcgtcggcaagccgcaaaaaactacagacgacgtcgacaacaagaccgagcaggaggcagatatataccgagcgccaaagagaccgaccacacacacacacacacacacacacacacaaaacaacaaacaccacccaccggccaaaggggcaccaaaaaaacccacaaagccgagcaccacacgtcgcgaccagaggcaacccgcaaccgcaacggcgctttccgcaccgggccggatgcacgtacgacaacaccgctacccgtacacaaggcctcccattgcacacagccgctctgtgttcaacatcatcaatggcgcgcccgcggctcgtcgcggtcgcagccatgacgccgccgccacttttgcaccaacacattcacgcaccgcaaaacagctcgccgacccaccgacacagcacagccgacaaacaaaaacaaccgcggcggcggcaacaaaacaaaacaaacacctcgcaccaagcgtccgacagaaaacaaacggacaggcacacaggcctctgctaacgaccacgacacagcggcacgctgcccctttcccgccactctcgattcacagcgcacgcgaccccgtcgtcgacgacgacacgcgacgggctcgcttcccgcaacctacacctttccgccactacgcacggctccacccgacgcccgtcgcaacggcactactgcacgcactatcacccccgccgccgccgccgccgccgccgcctcctcctctctcccccttcccgtacacaacaacacagccaaaaacacactcacgacccaaacataacaacatggcacgtgcatcggcgcacacccccaaccagtcaccgtcgacacaaccacacgcaaggcacggaaaaaccggcgtccttccacgttgccatcaaagcagcacaaacaaccacacaggaggaaccaccaacaactgccggccggccggcaaccaccaaacgcacattcccgctcgccaccacacacctctcggcagccgtttcgcaaagacatgacatgacatgacgcgacatcatcgcatcacgggcgacgcacgcacaccgacccactttcccgcccgtctctctctctctttttcttccgacgccttcggccgagcacacacgtacgtggcacaacgcccaacacagtcacacacagtcgacaggcgcacgcccaggcacgcaacgacgcagcgcagcaaaggcgcccgcgacacatacctcctctcccgtctcgccgccgaccgccagccagccactcgcaatgtgcactggccaaccggacacacgtccaccgcgccgcctccgaccacccgccagggggcgctcacgtccgcgacaacagcgcggcccgccgccgggcgggcccagcccggcccaggcggcgcgcgctgctctgcactcggcgcgccgcgccacacatcctgctgcagaccgggctcgtctctctgtacgcgtctgcgtctgcccgcatctcatcttcctgcgcatcaacacaaacgaggccacgtgagcaaacccccgtcacaacgccacatcacgcactgccttgtcgaccgcctaaataaatgcactcacccaccagccatccgcttcgtcctcttcttgcttactcgttgttcgtcgttgttgctgctgcaccagcaccagcaccagcaccggcggcggcggcggcggcggcggcggcggcggcggcggcggcggcggcggcagcggcagcggcagcgcacacagcccccagccggccgcatccgagggggccccgccgccagcgtcgcctccttgggcacaggtgcggtgctgtggccgcccatccaaccgcatttgctggccgtcccagccgccaggcaggcgttcccactgccgcgcaccgcctctgctgcagaagacgaacaaacgaaacgtacaaacatacacgcacccgaagcgtggccacacacggacgggaccgacaggctccaaggcgaccaaacgatggaaaaacaaacacaaaaacaaaagacacgcgagcgagcgagcaagcacgcagtcgcctcgcctctgtcctcccgcccccgcccttctccccaccacatgcccacaaacaccaccgcctgcccgcatctccacattcgccccctccatttgttcccttgcgttcgttccttccttccttccatgtgtctgcgtgcgcggcgcctctccaacatccgccgtccgtccgtcccgttttcgccgtaccacacgccaccgtcggcgccgcctcgcctcctcccagtccaccaccgccgccgcccctgtccgccccgcacaccaccatacaccgctgcttgtcccggccgttgccaccaaaggcgccagccgcaaaccgcgccaaacgccgcagcgcgcgtgcgtccttccttcttgcttgcttctccgtgccgacgctgcctctattcccgcacccattcggccgacaagcactggcgtcgacgacacagccgttgggctccggcactgcgcgtaccggagttacacgcgcaccccccctcgcgaacgcacgactcattctctttgttgtttctcctctttcttacgtcttcgtttcttgtttgtttgtttgtttgtttttttttttttcctcccaccgccgcatgtgacacaatggcctccctccccctttcgttcgttgtcgccgctttgtttctctttctcattggtgcacgtccgacgcgctccatttccaccacaccacggccatcggcctcctcaacgggcaggcgcagtgtgccattctccggcgcacaagcacaccgcgcggctcgctctcctcgcccccacgccacgccacgccacgcagcacaaatgatgctgtctcgcaacacgacacacggtgcgcacacccccgaccacgcggctcttaaaaggcatggcaccggcgacatgcgccgccccggcccgcatccgtcgtctcacgttcactgccggccgcgtctgaggctacaaccgcaccacaacaacggtcccctcccggcaacacatttgttgcacaaacacaaccgccgagcgcagcgcgagccacccacacgcgccctccccgtctttaaaagcctccgcgtctcctttctcctttcgcgcccctcccatctcccgaatatgccagcagcggtgccactaccgcgaaacggacacgccttccgggccacatgcaagggcacgcccaccaccaactactgccatattcgcggacgcagttaggcaacacgcaacgcactctccacctactttctctctctcgtccattctctttaaaacacacgaaccaaccaaccacggctaacacactttttcgcgacacctttgactgcgttatcttgaccgtgacggcagctatcgaccttccaattccccactaaacacacacacacccctacatacacacccttcgctacaccggacaacaacagcgtacacaacaggagggcacacgaaacggcaggcaagggcaacgcattctcatagattcctcctccgagccatgtcggcgaacgtttcatccgggaaggcaatgcaattcagccgtcaccacggccgacacctgcagccgcgccgtaaacgcctttcagtgcggctgcaatgcacgggaacgttccgttgctatagacagcgcctctccgtttttccctgcttcgttttccggtgattgcttctccattttgtttgttttattactttccgttcccctcctccaccattgtttccgtccccaacagttttgctcattccacacgttctgcccagacacgacactcgaccgatcaaaggtcagcctttcgtcaccgttcgcggcgccgacggtgccacagtgcgactggtgtgaacaccgacacgttgccatgacgccggtgtaccgcgccgatattgacagttactcagagccgccggatcggatcacatcaccgacacacctgccatttcacaccgggggacacagaccaacgaaacgcgtgtacgcccataacaacaaacaacgaccgtcgtcgtctagcctcacgcttactgtactcaaccgaacacacgtgcaccgtgaatgacgtgcgtgcgcacaacagtccaatcaatcatcagtcaaactgcagaaacggctatcatcaaatcaagggccaaataggtacaccaccgtgcgtgtcgcctaccccacccgcccgtacatttcttggcgacttcgtaatggatgatagtacgacacgtccatttaaaacgtcaccaacacacacacaccaacgcgccgtacagcaaagggaatagtcgacggcaacacaacatttcaccctcgccatcatgtatgatgtgacaacagacggccgtaacggtgacatccaacaatcaatcaatcgcgaggactttcaattgcagtcacgtgactaaccgggcagacggagacaaagacatgaatcagcgccacagacagcaccaacacctcctatcgatctatctgtgtgtcgacaaacaaccacgccaagactcgtgcacgcattccacgtcacaccggcggcaaccaaaccctcgcggccgtaccccagtaaccacaaccacaaccacattcgccacaccaccacggcacagcagcaccaccagctgcctcgcaaccaaccaaaccgggtagctatgccgcccctctcactcactcactcactcactcactcacacacacacaaacaattccgctcttcccgcaaaggcaatttggtggccctgaaaagggccgttttgccgctctcgcaacggagggagcttccttccttccttccttccttccttccttccttccaagagccgaagtaacaac
Coding sequences within it:
- the LOC126232470 gene encoding uncharacterized protein LOC126232470, with translation MHVRQHRYPYTRPPIAHSRSVFNIINGAPAARRGRSHDAAATFAPTHSRTAKQLADPPTQHSRQTKTTAAAATKQNKHLAPSVRQKTNGQAHRPLLTTTTQRHAAPFPPLSIHSARDPVVDDDTRRARFPQPTPFRHYARLHPTPVATALLHALSPPPPPPPPPPPPLSPFPYTTTQPKTHSRPKHNNMARASAHTPNQSPSTQPHARHGKTGVLPRCHQSSTNNHTGGTTNNCRPAGNHQTHIPARHHTPLGSRFAKT